In Paraflavitalea devenefica, the following are encoded in one genomic region:
- a CDS encoding geranylgeranylglyceryl/heptaprenylglyceryl phosphate synthase has product MTNRIYQSLLLQKAKGHKSFAVLIDPDKVTTEKTDELTTLAVEAGVDYLFIGGSLVISNQLDEVVQQVKRNCDIPVILFPGSPSQVSRYADALLYLSVISGRNPELLIGQHVISAPFVKQSGLEIISTGYMVIDGGAPTTVSYISNTAPIPADKNEIAMCTAMAGEMLGMKLIYMDAGSGARRAITEDMIEKVSQVIETPLVIGGGITDPEKAYRNCKAGADVIVIGNAIEKDASLIKEMSAAIHSVPVKASR; this is encoded by the coding sequence ATGACGAATCGTATTTACCAATCTCTATTACTACAGAAAGCGAAAGGACACAAGTCGTTTGCCGTACTCATTGATCCTGATAAGGTAACGACAGAAAAGACGGATGAGCTTACCACCCTGGCGGTGGAAGCAGGGGTAGACTACCTGTTTATCGGTGGTAGCTTGGTCATTTCCAACCAGTTAGACGAAGTCGTACAACAGGTAAAGCGGAATTGTGATATACCCGTGATCCTGTTTCCGGGAAGTCCTTCCCAGGTATCCCGTTATGCAGATGCCTTATTATATCTTTCTGTTATTTCAGGCAGGAATCCCGAACTATTGATTGGCCAGCACGTGATATCAGCCCCATTTGTAAAGCAGAGCGGGCTGGAGATCATTTCTACCGGTTATATGGTCATTGATGGCGGTGCTCCTACCACGGTATCTTACATCAGCAATACGGCGCCCATCCCGGCCGACAAGAATGAGATTGCCATGTGTACCGCTATGGCGGGGGAGATGCTCGGCATGAAACTGATCTATATGGATGCAGGCAGCGGCGCCCGCCGGGCCATTACCGAAGACATGATTGAAAAAGTATCTCAGGTTATAGAAACACCCCTGGTTATTGGCGGCGGCATTACCGACCCCGAAAAAGCCTACCGCAATTGCAAGGCCGGCGCCGATGTGATTGTCATTGGCAATGCCATTGAGAAAGATGCTTCCCTCATCAAAGAAATGAGCGCAGCGATCCATTCCGTGCCGGTGAAGGCTTCGCGATAA
- a CDS encoding helix-turn-helix domain-containing protein, translated as MEKTETLEDFYQKKLNYLPQNLKQDIGHFNVFKTEDCVGPGSTPVKYSRRDFYKVSLMRGDFIFHYADKSIPVSGSTLLFFNPKVPYTWEGNTETNTGFFCIFKEGFFSEKLRGSINEFPMFAPGGKPAYPLSKEQDKDVSQIFLKMMEEIGSDYAYKYDLLRNYVTEMIHYALKMQPSENIHQHTNAKSRITAVFTELLERQFPIDSPSQRFSLRSANDFAKELAVHVNHLNRAIKETTGKTTTEHIMERLISEAKALLKHTNWNISEISYCLGFEEPSHFNNFFKKQVALTPSAFRSI; from the coding sequence ATGGAAAAGACAGAAACCTTAGAGGATTTTTACCAGAAGAAGTTGAATTACCTGCCGCAGAACCTGAAACAGGATATCGGGCATTTTAATGTATTTAAAACCGAGGACTGTGTAGGTCCCGGCTCCACGCCGGTGAAATACAGCCGCCGCGACTTTTACAAGGTAAGCCTGATGCGGGGAGACTTCATTTTCCACTATGCCGATAAAAGCATTCCCGTTTCGGGCAGCACCCTGCTGTTCTTCAATCCCAAAGTGCCCTATACCTGGGAAGGCAATACAGAGACCAATACCGGTTTCTTCTGCATTTTCAAGGAAGGCTTCTTTAGTGAAAAGCTGCGGGGCAGCATCAACGAATTTCCCATGTTTGCCCCGGGCGGCAAGCCAGCTTACCCCCTCAGTAAAGAGCAGGATAAAGACGTAAGTCAGATCTTCCTGAAGATGATGGAAGAGATTGGTTCTGATTATGCCTATAAGTATGACCTGCTGCGGAATTATGTTACGGAAATGATCCACTATGCGTTGAAGATGCAGCCTTCCGAGAATATTCACCAGCATACAAATGCCAAATCGCGCATTACCGCGGTATTTACCGAATTGCTGGAGCGGCAATTTCCGATAGATTCGCCTTCTCAACGCTTTTCCCTGCGTTCAGCCAACGACTTTGCCAAAGAACTGGCCGTACACGTTAATCACCTGAACAGGGCCATTAAAGAAACTACCGGTAAAACCACCACCGAACATATTATGGAAAGGCTGATCAGCGAAGCAAAAGCATTGCTGAAACATACCAACTGGAATATTTCAGAGATCAGTTATTGCCTGGGCTTTGAAGAGCCTTCCCATTTCAATAACTTTTTTAAGAAACAGGTGGCGCTCACCCCTTCTGCCTTCAGAAGCATTTAA
- a CDS encoding DUF2490 domain-containing protein translates to MNYRNLFIIGLLLLSFDRTIAQTQFAGWIADFNTFKINTKLSVHADFQLRSTDQLKHVQTLLLRAGLNYHMNKKLVLTTGYAFIHNRSVQAGISGHVPEHRIWEQVLFTHPLTISPGIHGTLAHRLRLEQRFLPRPYVQNHELKHDGNLYANRLRYFIRNVTPLISSATGKAPFLALQNEVFVNIGDKSAVNRKFFDQNRAYIALGYRFNKQFDAELGYMNQYINGRNETFTNNHIVQLATYVRL, encoded by the coding sequence ATGAACTACAGGAACCTTTTCATCATTGGCTTGCTATTGCTCAGCTTTGACCGCACGATTGCACAAACCCAGTTTGCCGGCTGGATAGCAGATTTTAATACATTCAAAATCAATACCAAACTAAGCGTACACGCAGATTTTCAGTTAAGAAGCACTGACCAATTGAAACATGTGCAAACATTGCTATTACGTGCCGGATTAAATTATCATATGAATAAGAAGCTGGTACTTACTACTGGCTATGCGTTTATCCATAACCGGAGTGTACAGGCCGGCATAAGCGGGCATGTTCCTGAGCACCGTATCTGGGAACAAGTGCTGTTTACCCATCCGTTGACCATTAGTCCAGGTATTCATGGTACACTGGCACACCGATTGCGATTGGAACAGCGGTTTCTTCCGAGGCCCTACGTGCAAAATCATGAACTGAAGCACGATGGTAACCTGTATGCCAACCGGTTGCGGTATTTTATCAGGAATGTAACGCCACTGATCTCTTCGGCGACAGGTAAGGCACCTTTCCTGGCCCTGCAAAATGAGGTATTTGTGAATATTGGTGATAAATCGGCCGTCAACCGGAAGTTCTTTGATCAGAACAGGGCTTATATCGCCCTGGGTTATCGATTTAACAAGCAATTTGACGCCGAGCTTGGCTATATGAACCAGTATATCAATGGCCGGAATGAGACTTTTACGAATAATCACATCGTTCAGTTGGCCACTTACGTACGTTTATGA